From Balearica regulorum gibbericeps isolate bBalReg1 chromosome 28, bBalReg1.pri, whole genome shotgun sequence:
CTGTGGGGATGGGGGTCCGAGCCCCAaaactgggggggtgggggaggtaattgggggtgggggggggaatacTCACACGTGGCTCAGCCTGGGGGTGTCCAGGAAGGCGTCGGCGGAGACGTGTTGCAGCCCCGACCTGGAGAtggtgctgggggagggaagtGCTGAGCACCCACACTGGGGACCCCAAATCCCCATCCTGGGAGCACCCCCCCCTtcacctccctgcagcaggatcAAGCCTCAGGGATCCCCCATtcaccagcccccccccccccccccccccccatttccctGTGCACGgaccccaccccaccccgggGTGCTCACAGGCTCCTGAGGTCCCGCAGCATCTTGGTGTCAGCCCGGGTCAAGGTCGTCAGCGTCTGCTGGTTCTCGATGACGCTGGAAGGCAaacggggggtggggggcagtgtcaccgtgcctcagtttcccctgggAAGGCGGGGGTGGACAGGGGCTGAGCCGCTGCTTGGAGCCCACGCTCTCACCCAGAGAACGAGTTCGCTGCATCTCAGCCCCGCTCCCCTGCGGGTCCCCACCTTTCCTCGCACCCCAAAATGTCCTGCAATGTGACGGGGGGCACCGACcgtccccccccttccccttttcccaaGGCAGGGGGTGAAGAAAAGCCCCTTTGGGAGCAGTGCGGGGGTTTCCCATCTGCCCCACCCCAGGGGTGCTCCTGTGAACCCCAAATTGGCAGGAGTTAATTAGGGAATCAGACCCACGCTGAGGGGGTTTGGTCCCGCTGACCCCCCATCCGTGAGGGGGTCCTTACTGCCACCCCCAGAGACGAGGTGGTGGGCATGGGAGGGACgagggaggctggggcagccggCCGGCCGGGGGGTCTCTCGGGGGACCACCATCCCCGCCACCACCCACCCCAGCCCACCAGCCAGCAAACAAAGAGCTGGCAGCGCCCCGCGGCACAGCATCCCCCGGCAcagggggaaactgaggcacggagacATGCCGCAGCCAGCCCCCGGCAATGCggcacagccagggctgtgGTGGGGGCAGCACCCAGGAGTCCAGGCACCCCAGTATCACCCAGCACCCTGtaccccccgcccccagcaccctcctcaCCTCTGCTCGCTCcagccctcctctccccaccacaCATCCTAGGGCAGGGGGATGAGCGAGAGCAGAGCAGATCCCCCAAACCGGCAAATTCGGGGTGTCCTCCCTCAGCACCCCAACCCACAGGCCACAGGGCAGGTTGACAGCACTGCCGGCTGGGGGGGTGAGGGGCTCGgtccctccctgcacccccacccTGGCCCCCACGACACGGGtgctccctgccccaggacCTCGCCGCACCCTCAGCCCTCCGCTCCCGCTGGCAtcgctgcccccagcccctcactCACTCCCTGGGGGGGGATGCagcagggccccccccccatctttgCATCCCCCCCAATGCCTCCCACCcaacagcccctctccccacagcGATCCCAGCCCCAGAACAGATCCGGCCCCACCGCCGCAGTCTCAGCCCCGTAGCTCCCTGCTCCATCACTGCCCCAGCCCAGTCCCAAGCTCCGTCATCCCCAGCCCCATCATCCCCGTCACCCCtggtcccccagccccatcaTCCCCGGTCCCATCACCCCtggtcccccagccccatcaTCCCCGgtccccctgtcccccagccccatcacccctggtcccccagccccatcaTCTCtggtcccccagccccatcaTCCCCGTCACCCCtggtcccccagccccatcaTCCCcggtcccccagccccatcaTCCCCTGTCAcccctgtcccccagccccatcaTCCCCGGTCCCATCATCCCcggtcccccagccccatcaTCCCCGTCAcccctgtcccccagccccatcatcccctgtcccccagccccatcaTCCCCTGTCAcccctgtcccccagccccatcaTCCCCGGTCCCATCATCCCcggtcccccagccccatcacCCCTGTCACCCCGGTCCCCCGGTCCCATCATCCCcggtcccccagccccatcgCCTGCCCCCCGAGCTCCCTCACTCCCTGTTCCACCACCgcatcccccagcccctccggcCCCAccgctctgcccccccccagccccagccccagccccagccccactcacacgTCGGTGAAGCCGCCGGTTCCCAGCAGCCGGGCCAGGCTGCCCACGGTGCCGGGCTCCCGGCAGAGCAGGGTACCGGCCCGGGGGCAGCGGCAGGGCCGGGGGCAGGGACCGGCAGCgcccggggcgggcagggacaggggcaggggcagcaggagcgcggccaggcagagccaggcgggcagcggcggcatCGCGGGGCCGCTCCCGGGGCCGCtcccggtgccggtgccggtgccgccCTCCCTCACACTTGCCCGGCAGCCCGAGCACGGGGCCGTGCGGGGCTTAAAAGCAACGCAGGGACCGGCCTCCCGGGAGGGGCCggcggctccccccgccccagcaccgcccccgccccggcgacccccggccggccggcgggcagggatggaggggcaCGGCCGggcaccccccccacccccccgaaaCTCACcgggcacagccctgccccgaGCCCCCCGCCCCACGGAGGGGTGTCCCGCcgcctgcctgcaccctgccgGCACCCTGCCttcaccctgcctgcaccctgccttcaccctgcctgcaccctgccttcACCCTGCTGGCACCCTACACCTGCAAAcctgcaccccccagccccaaaccaGCCCCCAGCCGGGGGTCCCGGCACTGGAACCCCCAACCACATGCGCTCCCCCCTTCCAGGATCTGGCTGCGTGTgagggacaggggacatcacaccagcacccccagcttGTGGGGCCACCAAgagcacccccccaccccccccctaAGCTGTCACACCCAAAACTTTGAAGCGTTGCAGAGCTGCCCTGGGTTGGGCTCCTCCCGCAGCGCCCCGTTATTGTGGGGTGCAGAGAGGCTGGGTGCAGGGGGGACATTTGGTGGCACGGTGACATTGTGCCCAGCTGTCACCCCTGGCCAGGACCCTCCTTCCTGGGGAGGCAGGGGACGGCTGGTGtgcacccaccaccccccccgccccgggggtCCCAATTCccacccagctcctgcctgtccccaagcCTGTCCTCGGGGCACCTTGGGGGTGGCTCATCTGTGCACTAAGTTTAGCACGTTCTCAGCCTGCTCAGCCCCCGGGCCCATCTCCCACACCAGCCCCCAGTGGCACACATGGGGACACGGCCCCCCCCCTGGGGTGAcacacacaaccccccccccgTGAGACCCCACTGGccatccccagcagccccccccggcaGAGCAAGCTGGTGGCTGCCGCCCGCCACGTCCTCCCAAATTCCCCTGCTTTGACGTTTTTCCCCAGAAACGCCCCCGGTTCGGGCACCGCAGGGCAAAGCCGCAGCCGGGGCGCGCAGGAAGTGGATGGGGCCGGCGGGGAGAAAGGGGGGGTGAGCGGAAAACCCTGTGTGCCGCCCCGCCCTGACCCCCACAAACCAGGCACCATCACGGCTGAGCTTCGTCCCCCTTTATTCCCGCTCATCCTGCTGCCACGGATTTGACAGTGAAGCTCCTTCTGCAGACCAGCACAGGCCCGGCACTGGTCCCAGTGCCGGAGACTGGGGGGAGGCATGAGGGTGGCCCCGGGTGTCTCCCACTGCAGTGCtgccccgtgcctcagtttccccacctgtaaaaggggggggggtcaTGCTACTGACCTGTTCACCGGGCGGCTGGGGAGCGGCGGCAGAGAGAGGTTGGTGGGGGGGACGCCgaaccccaaaccccctccccacccccagacttcctttccccccaccaaaaaaaaaaataaaaatatggaaagacCAGGGTGGCAGCCCCCCactctccccccccaccccgactTGGGGCACCCCAATTTATTCCCAGGAGAAATGCACCCCACGGAGCATCCTCGCTTTGCCTGCCACCCCCTTCCCAAGGCACCCGCTCCTCGGCCGAGCCCTTGGGAGCAATAAATaacactggggggggggtggggggtgtcccagtggtggggggggggcggctggaGGAGGGCGGGGGGATGCAGAGTCCGGTGCGGGTCCGAGAACACCCTGGGGTCAGAGTCGAGCCGTCCCATTGGGGAGCCGGCCGGGGCTGTGGTCCTTGCGGGCAGGCGGGGGGGACGCGGGGGGCTCGTCCTCCCCGGGGGACTGATCCGTCTCGGCGTCGGAGGGTTCGCCGGAGCCGCGCCGGCGGTTCTCGGGGCTGTAGAAGAAGGAGAGGGTGCGGAACGCGGGCGCCATGTGGTCCTTGATGCGCTCCAGGAGCTGGACGAAGGAGGGACGCTGGCGCGGgttctgctgccagcacaggcacATCAGCTCATGGCTGCGGGAGAGAGGGGGGGCTGCTGGGTCCTTGGGAGGGTCCCGGCACCCTGCAGACACCCCAGCCAGACCAGAGGCCAGGGTGATGGGCTCCGTGGCGGTTCCCACCCCCAGCCTTTCCCGTAGCGGGGTGGGGGATCCATGGGagtctccccccaccccccaactcACAGTTTGTCGGGGCAGTTTTCGGGCCGTTCCAGGACGCCGTTGTCCATGACGAAACGCAGGACCTGCTCGTTGGACATGCCCTGGTAGGGCTGCTCAGCCAGCGTGGCGATCTCCCACAGCACCACCCCGAAGGACCTGCCGGCACGCTGCCGCTCAGCCGGGGTACGTCCCCCAAATCCCCCCGAGGCCCCCCCCACCATGCGTGGTAGCCTCACCCCAAGACCTACCAGACATCGGACTGTGTGTTGAAGATGCCGTCCTTGAGGGCCTCGGGGGACATCCAGCGGACAGGGAGCAGCCCCTTGCCCCCTTTCCGATAATAATCCGTCTCGTAGATATCCCGGGTCATGCCGAAATCTGgcggaggaggaagaggaggggtgAGCACCAGGAGAGGGGGGGGCCGGCAGCGAGCCTGCCCACCGCTGCCCACCCACCTCCGATCTTGACGGTGAAGTCCTCGGACACCATGCAGTTGCGGGCGGCCAGGTCCCGGTGCACGAATTTGTTGGCGTTGAGGTACGCCATGCCGTCGGCGATCTCCCCCGCCATCTGGATCATGTCCTTGAGCGACGGCGGCGGCAGCCCGGGGTTGTTCTGTACCGTGCACAGAGAGTCGGGGCTGAGAGGGGGGACACACcgggggacacacacccccccgccgGGAACGGGGTGGTCACCGTATCGCCCCCAGGGCACCGCAGCACCCAGCCAGCCCCTCACCTCGGCGTCAGGCCTGAGCGAGCGCAGGTAGCTCTTCAGGTCCCCGCGCGTCATCAGCTCCATGATGACCAAAGCTGGCTGGCCCTGGGACACGACGCCGAGCAGACGGACCTGGGGGGACAAAGAGGGGTGGCAGATGAGTGGCCGGACACCCCCCCCTTGCTCCAtgtcccctctctccccccaaGCCGCCCACCTACCACGTGGTGGCACTTGAAGGCTTTCATGACAGAGGCCTCGTTGAGGAACTCGATGCGCTCCCGCATGGTGGCCAACTCGTTGACCGTCTTCAGGGCCACCTTGGTCTCCTCGCCCTCAGTGGCCAGCCCCAGCGCCAGCCCCTCGTACACCATCCCGAAggagccctgccccagctcccggATCACCGTGATCTTCTCCCGCGACACCTCCCACTCGTCGGGGATGTACACTGTGGAGGGACCaccccatctccatccccatcctcgTCCCCATATCCATCCCCGTCTCCgtccccatctccatccccatcctcatccctgtctccatccccatcctcatccccatcctcGTTCCCATCTCCATCCTCATCCCAGtctccatccccatctccatccccatcctcgTCCCCATATCCATCCCTGTCTCCattcccatctccatccccatcctcatccctgtctccatccccatctccatccccatcctcatccctgTCTCCATCTCCATCCTCATCACCgtctccatccccatcctcatcccagTCTCCATCCCGACCCCAGCAAGGGAAGGGGGCAGCAGAGCCCCCCAGGgatccccccctccctcccatccCTACGTACTGTCCGAGGCGCTGAAATACTCGGGGTTGACGGAGGCGTAGAGCGTCCCGCTGGGGTACCCGTCGTTGCTCCTGCGAGGGGTGGGCATCGCTCAGAGGACGGGGGACAAGGGCACGATGCCACCTCGCCATgacccttccccagccctggctccattggatccagccccagcccagccccgggggtgcgggggggggtcACTACCTCTTCTTGTTGTAGAAGAAGACGAAGACGGCGAGGCAGGAGATGAGCACCATGAGGACCACGGGCGTGACAGTGAGCAGGACGTAGAAGCTGCCGGACTCCTCCTCGGCTGCCGGGAGCAGGTGGCCGTGGGCCAGGGCCCGGGCGCTCATCCCACCCCACGCGTTACGGCACGCTtgtcccaccaccaccactgggCCAGAGAGAGGGACCCCCAGCTCCCCACACCAGCAGCACCCACTGATCTCTGGCTGTCCCCATCCCGGAGCATCCCCCAGTCCCCTAGATCCCCCCAATCCAGCACCATCCCTTGATCCCCAGCTCCCCAATCCAGCACCATCCCCATCTTCCTGGTCCAAGAGCATCCCTTGATCCTCTGCATCCCGgtccagcagcatcccccaTTCCCCCAGCTCCCTAATTCAGGAGCATCCCCCGTATTCAGCATCCCGGTCCAGGAGCATCCCctgacccccagctgcccagccccacagccaggGACCCCACTGGTATCTCCCCTGGTCCCCCGTGGGTACCTGGCCCCAGGATGTAAAACTTGACCAGCCCCGTCCACGAGCCGTTGCCGGCCAGCGAGGTTGCCCGGACCTTGGCCGAGTAGTTCCCCggctggagcagagccaggtGGACCCCCCTGTACTTGGAGTAACGGTGGCGGGAGACGCAGACGACGGTGGTGACCTCCTGGGAAGGATAAAGGAGGGTGGCGAAGGGGACTTCatccccgcccccctccccagccatgCACAAACCTCGTGGGAGGGAGAtgacggggatggggatggaagGGTGCTGTGCCCCCCGTAAGCAGACCGGGCAGGGGGTGCCGCAGGGGACTCCTCACCTCACTCTCGCGGCTGTACTTGATCTCGTACTTGAGGATGAGCCCGTTGGGGTTCCTGGGCTCTTCCCAGCGCAGCAGGACGCTGTTCTTGCCGGCCGGCTCCCACGTGACGTTGCCCGGAATGTTGTCGGCTTGCACTGGTGAGGGGCGCGGAGGGGATCAGCTCCCAGGGGCGTCACCCGGACCCCAACCCGGTGCCAATCCCCCATCCCAAAGGCACCAGGACCCCAGAGCATCCCAGCATCGCCGAGATTTGAGAGGCTGCCGCGACCTACGCTCCGGCATGGTCCTGGCAAAGACGAAGGTGGCGGCGCTGCAGCCCACGGTGTGCGCGGCGTGATTGCAGGCGTGGATGTCGATGCGGTACTCGGTGAAGTGCCGCAGCCGCGACAGCACCACGCGGTCACGTACCACCTTGTCCTCGAAGATCTGGAAGTCGGGTTTGGGCTCGCCCCCGGTGCGGCTCGGGGCCGGCGGCTCTGCCGAGGAGGCGTTGGCCGGGGATGTGACGGCCACCACCTCCCTGCGCCGCTTCGGGGTCCTGCGGGAGATGGGGACAGGAGGTGGTGGGGAGGCAGGACACCTGGGTTGTCCCCCAAAATCGAGCAGGGGATGGGAGACCCCCCCCCAGGCTCACCTCTGTGGGTTCTTGTTGATGGACGTCACCTTCCAGGGTGGCCTGAAAGAGCGGGAAATTGGTTAAAGGATCTGCCAGGAGCTGCCACCGGGCCCCCCGCCCAGGACCGACCCTTGCACCCAGCCTGCGGGACCCCCCCTGACACAGGGACCCCCTGGGTGGCACCTGGGAATGATGATGGAGTTGTGGAGGAAGTTCTCAAACTTCTTCTGGAAGGACTCAGCTTCACCCTCCATGCGGAGCTGCCCGTCGGCGGGACGGCAGGGGCAGCACCGCTCCTCCGCGTCCTGCTCCATCTCGGGGCCATCCCCGTCCCCGAAACGGGTGTCCGCGCTGCTGGTGGGCAGCTTCAAACctgcgggcagggacgggcagggctggagcccagCTCGGTGGGAGCATCcccatcccagctcctgctttcaacctgcctgccctgcctgccctgcctgccctgcctgccctgcctgcactgcccgccctgcctgccctgcccgccctgATCACCTTTGTGGCAGTAGTCGTTGACGTAGAGCTCCATGTCCTCGgccagctgctgccacagcaccAGGTAGTAGGTGATGTTGCCGTTGCGCTGCGTGGGAGGCTTCCAACGCACCACGATGTGGGAGGAGGAGTTGGACATGGAGATGACGTCCCGGGGAACCGTCGGGGCTGGGCAGACAcagagggggggtggggggtgtcagTTTGTCTTTGGGGGGGCCACCACGGGCATCCCCGTGCCCCTCGCCAGCCCCTTACCCGCCGGCATGGTGCGGATGTAGACCACCTCGCTCTGCGCCCCGTAGTTGCGTCCTTCCTCGGCGGTGGTGAGGGTGATGGCGCGGACGAAGATGGCGTATTGGGTCCAGGGCCGGAGGTTGAGCAGAGCCACCCCCGGCGCCTGCTCGCTGCTGAGCGGCAGCTCCACGTCCAGCACGTTCCAGCTCTGCGCTCCGCAGG
This genomic window contains:
- the INSRR gene encoding insulin receptor-related protein translates to MGTRALGALRLGVTLLLLGPLPLPPVRAPSEICGSMDIRNDVSQLQKLENCSIIEGNLQILLMFTTGAEDFRGLSFPRLLMITEYLLLFRVYGLESLRDLFPNLSVIRGTNLFFSYALVIFEMPHLRDVGLHSLGHVLRGSVRIERNQELCHLSTIDWGLLLPDAVDNTYIVGNKLAEECADVCPGILDVEKPCAQTSVNGQLDYRCWTSSYCQKVCPCGAGSACTATGECCHAECLGGCGRPRDNRACVACRHFHFNGHCLPSCPPRTYEYEGWRCVTAEYCASLRKVSDNPRDASKFVIHQRQCLSECPSGYTRNDSSIFCHKCEGLCPKECKVGTKTIDSTRAAQELGGCTLVEGNLIVNIRRGYNLASELQSSLGLIETITGFLKIKHSFALVSLSFFKNLKLIRGDSMVDGNYTLYVLDNQNLQQLWDWSHHVLSIPVGKMYFAFNPKLCLAEIYRMEEVTGTKGRQNKAEINPRTNGDRASCKTQTLRFISNVTESDRIFLKWERYRPPEYRDLLSFIVYYKESPFQNVSEYVGQDACGAQSWNVLDVELPLSSEQAPGVALLNLRPWTQYAIFVRAITLTTAEEGRNYGAQSEVVYIRTMPAAPTVPRDVISMSNSSSHIVVRWKPPTQRNGNITYYLVLWQQLAEDMELYVNDYCHKGLKLPTSSADTRFGDGDGPEMEQDAEERCCPCRPADGQLRMEGEAESFQKKFENFLHNSIIIPRPPWKVTSINKNPQRTPKRRREVVAVTSPANASSAEPPAPSRTGGEPKPDFQIFEDKVVRDRVVLSRLRHFTEYRIDIHACNHAAHTVGCSAATFVFARTMPELQADNIPGNVTWEPAGKNSVLLRWEEPRNPNGLILKYEIKYSRESEEVTTVVCVSRHRYSKYRGVHLALLQPGNYSAKVRATSLAGNGSWTGLVKFYILGPAEEESGSFYVLLTVTPVVLMVLISCLAVFVFFYNKKRSNDGYPSGTLYASVNPEYFSASDMYIPDEWEVSREKITVIRELGQGSFGMVYEGLALGLATEGEETKVALKTVNELATMRERIEFLNEASVMKAFKCHHVVRLLGVVSQGQPALVIMELMTRGDLKSYLRSLRPDAENNPGLPPPSLKDMIQMAGEIADGMAYLNANKFVHRDLAARNCMVSEDFTVKIGDFGMTRDIYETDYYRKGGKGLLPVRWMSPEALKDGIFNTQSDVWSFGVVLWEIATLAEQPYQGMSNEQVLRFVMDNGVLERPENCPDKLHELMCLCWQQNPRQRPSFVQLLERIKDHMAPAFRTLSFFYSPENRRRGSGEPSDAETDQSPGEDEPPASPPPARKDHSPGRLPNGTARL